A genome region from Parafrankia irregularis includes the following:
- a CDS encoding GGDEF domain-containing protein has translation MRSARWSGLPPPFRHALVGCTLLVGLAALSAAMVAPRPAQIATTIIAFVSEITAASACFRSARHAAADDRRWRVLIGMFAAGLAGGALLTAVTFLNGDTIRSATTSTLLGLIVFYGLALAGLLYLPADPVEGRSARGRDGGLDRWHVIVVLDSLLIVGSALLFEWGTSLAAIVRASAPDPAQLLAALVHQLTVLVLVTAVLLIAAFRRPRSPATLALLGGGLLGYALTNSIYVYRYAHGDYDLPAWSLLPLIVSLQLITLAALAPASAAVDRNTTAEPGPRAMWVHTALPYAVLAAAGLVPVGKLVAGGPLDPVEAYGAVSLLVLAFTRQMITLAENTRLLVEVREREKQLNYQAFHDPLTGLANRALFARRLRHEVDPGVEPRGDDTATGGQAAVSVLFVDLDQFKRVNDTFGHAIGDELLKITAGRLRAGTRANDLVARLGGDEFAVILDGSGPDDPVRVAQRLAATVQTPCQLAGQTFQPRASLGLVTLDPDTRPMTPDSLLHQADLAMYAAKRADTTKLVIYNGRLGVHPGRDPPQIHWTPN, from the coding sequence GTGCGCTCGGCCAGATGGTCCGGCCTACCCCCGCCTTTTCGCCACGCGCTGGTGGGCTGCACGCTGCTCGTCGGGCTGGCGGCCCTGTCCGCGGCAATGGTGGCCCCGAGGCCGGCACAGATCGCCACGACGATCATCGCGTTCGTCTCCGAGATCACCGCCGCGTCGGCCTGCTTCCGGAGTGCCCGGCACGCCGCGGCGGACGATCGGCGATGGCGGGTGCTCATCGGCATGTTCGCGGCCGGTCTCGCGGGAGGTGCCCTCCTGACCGCGGTGACCTTCCTGAATGGCGACACGATCAGGTCCGCCACGACCTCGACGCTTCTCGGCCTGATCGTCTTCTACGGACTGGCACTGGCCGGGCTGCTGTACCTGCCCGCCGATCCGGTCGAGGGCCGGAGCGCGCGCGGGCGAGACGGTGGCCTGGACCGATGGCATGTGATCGTCGTGCTGGACAGCCTCCTGATCGTCGGTTCGGCCCTCCTGTTCGAATGGGGGACGTCGCTGGCGGCGATCGTCCGGGCAAGCGCGCCCGACCCCGCCCAGCTTCTCGCCGCGCTCGTCCACCAGCTGACGGTGCTCGTCCTCGTGACTGCCGTGCTGCTCATCGCCGCCTTCCGCCGGCCACGGTCCCCGGCGACCCTGGCGCTGCTCGGCGGCGGCCTGCTCGGGTACGCCCTCACGAACAGCATCTACGTCTACCGCTACGCCCACGGTGACTACGACCTGCCAGCGTGGAGCCTGCTGCCGCTCATCGTCTCGCTCCAGCTGATTACCCTCGCCGCGCTGGCACCGGCCAGCGCGGCTGTGGATCGGAACACCACCGCCGAGCCCGGTCCGCGGGCGATGTGGGTGCATACCGCCCTGCCGTACGCCGTGCTCGCGGCGGCCGGCCTGGTGCCTGTCGGCAAGCTGGTCGCGGGCGGTCCGCTCGACCCGGTCGAGGCATATGGCGCGGTGTCACTGCTGGTCCTGGCGTTCACCCGCCAGATGATCACTCTCGCCGAGAACACCCGTCTCCTCGTAGAGGTGAGAGAACGGGAGAAACAGCTGAACTATCAGGCGTTCCACGACCCCCTGACCGGACTGGCCAACCGGGCGCTGTTCGCCCGACGCCTGCGGCACGAGGTCGACCCCGGCGTCGAGCCGCGCGGCGACGACACGGCCACCGGCGGACAGGCCGCCGTGTCCGTCCTGTTCGTCGACCTGGACCAGTTCAAGCGGGTCAACGACACCTTCGGGCACGCCATCGGCGACGAACTCCTCAAGATCACCGCAGGCAGACTGAGGGCCGGAACCCGCGCGAACGACCTGGTCGCCCGGCTCGGCGGCGACGAGTTCGCCGTCATCCTCGACGGCTCCGGCCCAGACGATCCGGTCCGCGTGGCCCAGCGACTCGCGGCCACGGTGCAGACACCATGCCAGCTCGCGGGCCAGACGTTCCAGCCACGCGCCAGCCTCGGGCTCGTCACCCTCGACCCCGACACCAGGCCGATGACCCCCGACAGCCTGCTCCACCAGGCCGACCTCGCGATGTACGCGGCGAAACGCGCCGACACCACCAAACTCGTCATCTACAACGGCCGCCTGGGAGTCCACCCCGGCCGCGACCCGCCGCAGATCCACTGGACGCCCAACTGA